From the Xenorhabdus ishibashii genome, one window contains:
- a CDS encoding enhanced serine sensitivity protein SseB C-terminal domain-containing protein codes for MSLLNGSIATEIEVPGGSLITLSQPEEQPTQLIESLIDLFKQHKPVRQAFLVMAHDKNVDEKPNVLIGLEFSVTLTENETNLLIQEAGELACKYLDEDESVDFCLLDEQEGGISHFLIHHTEPFYQRKLGSWLRDTIPVVNQ; via the coding sequence ATGAGCTTATTAAATGGATCTATCGCTACTGAAATAGAGGTTCCTGGCGGAAGCCTTATTACTCTAAGTCAGCCAGAAGAACAGCCGACTCAGCTTATTGAGTCACTCATTGACTTATTTAAACAGCACAAACCTGTTCGGCAGGCTTTTTTAGTTATGGCCCATGATAAAAATGTGGATGAAAAACCTAATGTATTAATTGGGTTGGAATTCAGTGTAACATTGACCGAAAATGAGACTAATTTGTTGATTCAGGAAGCCGGTGAACTGGCTTGCAAATATCTTGATGAGGATGAATCAGTCGATTTTTGCCTGCTTGATGAACAAGAAGGGGGCATCAGCCATTTCTTGATTCATCATACCGAGCCTTTTTATCAGCGAAAATTAGGTAGTTGGCTGCGTGATACCATTCCGGTTGTTAATCAATAA
- the ndk gene encoding nucleoside-diphosphate kinase produces MTIERTFSIIKPNAVKKDAIGSIYARFESAGFKIIAAKMLHLTREQAEGFYAEHKGRPFFDGLVEFMTSGPIMVQVLAGENAVQRHRDLMGATNPDNALAGTLRADYADSFTENAVHGSDSTESANREIAYFFSDDEIFPRV; encoded by the coding sequence ATGACAATTGAACGTACTTTTTCCATTATTAAACCCAATGCAGTGAAGAAAGATGCTATCGGTTCTATTTATGCCCGTTTTGAAAGTGCAGGGTTTAAAATTATCGCGGCCAAAATGTTGCATTTGACGCGCGAACAAGCGGAAGGTTTTTATGCTGAACACAAAGGACGTCCTTTCTTTGATGGCCTGGTGGAGTTCATGACCTCTGGCCCAATTATGGTACAAGTTCTGGCAGGTGAAAATGCCGTTCAACGTCACCGCGATCTAATGGGTGCTACTAATCCTGATAACGCATTAGCGGGTACTCTGCGTGCAGATTACGCAGATAGCTTTACTGAAAATGCGGTTCACGGTTCAGACTCTACCGAATCTGCGAATCGTGAAATTGCTTACTTTTTCAGTGATGATGAAATTTTCCCTCGTGTCTAA
- a CDS encoding bifunctional tRNA (adenosine(37)-C2)-methyltransferase TrmG/ribosomal RNA large subunit methyltransferase RlmN, with the protein MSQLNETVSPVTSVVSVTPEKKNGKVNLLDLNRKQMRQFFVDMGEKPFRADQVMKWIYHYCYDDFEQMTDINKVLRTKLQQVAEIRAPEIAEEQRSADGTIKWAITVGDQQVETVYIPEDDRATLCVSSQVGCALECKFCSTAQQGFNRNLKVSEIIGQVWRAAKIIGSLKSSGRRPITNVVMMGMGEPLLNLSNVVPAMEIMMDDFGFGLSKRRVTLSTSGVVPALDKLGDMIDVALAISLHAPTDDIRDEIVPINRKYNIEEFLAGVRRYLTKSNANQGRVTVEYVMLDHINDSVEQAHQLAECLKDTPSKINLIPWNPFPGAPYGRSSNSRIDRFAKVLMGYGFTTIVRKTRGDDIDAACGQLAGDVIDRTKRTMKKRQAGEPIQVKTV; encoded by the coding sequence ATGTCCCAACTTAACGAAACCGTATCACCTGTAACTTCCGTCGTATCTGTCACGCCTGAAAAGAAAAACGGTAAAGTCAATTTGCTCGACCTTAACCGTAAACAAATGCGTCAATTTTTTGTCGATATGGGAGAGAAACCTTTTCGTGCCGATCAGGTCATGAAATGGATTTACCATTATTGCTATGACGATTTTGAGCAGATGACTGATATCAACAAAGTGCTCAGGACGAAATTGCAACAAGTTGCCGAAATCAGAGCACCAGAAATTGCAGAAGAGCAACGCTCTGCTGATGGCACTATCAAATGGGCGATTACTGTAGGTGATCAACAGGTTGAAACGGTTTATATCCCAGAAGATGATCGCGCGACATTGTGTGTTTCATCTCAGGTGGGATGTGCTTTAGAGTGTAAATTTTGTTCTACGGCTCAGCAGGGCTTTAACCGTAACCTGAAAGTGTCTGAGATTATTGGTCAGGTTTGGCGCGCAGCTAAGATTATAGGATCCCTGAAATCCAGCGGTCGCCGTCCCATTACCAACGTAGTGATGATGGGGATGGGAGAGCCATTACTCAATTTGAGCAATGTTGTGCCCGCAATGGAAATCATGATGGATGACTTCGGCTTTGGTTTGTCGAAACGCCGAGTGACATTGTCGACATCCGGTGTTGTTCCTGCACTGGATAAACTGGGAGATATGATAGATGTTGCACTGGCAATTTCTTTACATGCACCCACTGACGACATTCGTGATGAAATTGTACCCATTAACCGCAAGTACAATATTGAAGAGTTCTTAGCAGGAGTGCGTCGTTATCTGACAAAATCCAATGCTAATCAGGGACGTGTTACGGTGGAGTATGTGATGCTTGACCATATCAATGATAGTGTTGAGCAGGCGCATCAATTGGCCGAATGTCTGAAAGATACTCCCAGTAAGATCAACCTGATCCCGTGGAACCCGTTCCCAGGTGCACCTTATGGACGCAGCTCAAACAGCAGAATCGATCGTTTTGCCAAAGTGCTGATGGGATACGGCTTTACAACCATCGTGCGTAAAACGAGGGGAGATGATATTGATGCTGCATGTGGGCAGCTTGCCGGTGATGTCATTGACAGAACCAAGCGAACCATGAAAAAACGTCAGGCAGGCGAACCTATTCAGGTAAAAACAGTCTAA
- a CDS encoding fimbrial assembly protein — MEQSTHRAHRVVAIDTRLQLGKAYLAERNLPAAKYHFQKILLAEPHHSEAHLGMALHEQYAGRPETASQHYRMAMQYAAESDTVVRHYHNFLCEQKQYKKAEQLVIENMKSSTDRYSCDK, encoded by the coding sequence GTGGAACAATCAACACATCGCGCGCATCGGGTTGTTGCCATAGATACACGATTGCAGCTAGGAAAGGCTTATTTGGCGGAACGAAATTTACCGGCCGCTAAATATCATTTTCAAAAAATCTTGCTGGCGGAACCTCATCATTCAGAGGCACATCTGGGGATGGCACTGCATGAACAATATGCAGGCCGTCCAGAAACCGCCAGTCAGCATTACAGAATGGCGATGCAGTATGCGGCTGAAAGTGATACCGTAGTACGTCACTATCATAATTTTCTTTGTGAACAAAAACAGTATAAAAAAGCTGAACAATTGGTCATAGAAAATATGAAAAGCAGCACAGACCGTTATAGTTGTGATAAATGA
- the rodZ gene encoding cytoskeleton protein RodZ, producing the protein MKTETYPEEANLTTGQILRQAREKHELSQQTVADRLCLKLSTVRDIEEDNIPPNISPTFLRGYVRAYAKLVQVSESDILSTLDKQIPSRAIKTAPMQSFSAGKKRKKRDGWLMKITWVVIIVLLGMTFLWWWQNYKVQQTELSSMVTQSISQNNSQSGSENDRLAPNAGENNVVPLKENQSVATDQSGVSKTSSAEASSTEVNSKAPGSSSAPVSTATNQVATNTTPENTTPANAEVNSAVVSPSSTDINSISTASNNELVIDFSDECWLAVKDAKGKILFSGTKKKGDSLKLSGNLPYSVNIGAPAKVKIQFQGKPVDLSSFVKKGIPAKLTLK; encoded by the coding sequence ATGAAGACTGAAACTTATCCAGAAGAAGCCAATCTGACAACAGGTCAGATCCTGCGTCAGGCTCGTGAAAAACATGAGCTTTCTCAGCAAACTGTGGCAGATCGCTTGTGTCTTAAACTGTCCACTGTTCGTGATATTGAAGAAGATAATATCCCGCCCAATATTTCACCAACTTTCCTTCGTGGGTATGTTCGCGCCTATGCAAAATTGGTTCAGGTGTCTGAATCTGACATCTTGAGTACCTTGGATAAACAGATCCCTTCCAGAGCCATAAAAACGGCACCTATGCAAAGTTTTTCGGCGGGAAAAAAACGCAAGAAACGCGATGGTTGGTTAATGAAGATAACATGGGTTGTTATTATTGTATTGCTGGGAATGACATTCCTGTGGTGGTGGCAGAACTATAAAGTACAACAAACAGAACTGTCTTCAATGGTCACACAGTCAATCTCTCAAAATAATAGTCAGTCAGGTTCTGAAAATGACCGGCTGGCTCCAAATGCCGGGGAAAATAATGTAGTGCCTCTTAAAGAAAATCAATCTGTAGCGACTGATCAATCTGGTGTTTCAAAAACATCGTCGGCAGAGGCAAGTAGTACAGAAGTCAACAGCAAGGCTCCAGGATCCTCCAGTGCACCGGTATCCACAGCAACAAATCAGGTTGCAACCAATACAACTCCTGAAAATACAACTCCTGCCAATGCAGAAGTGAATAGTGCGGTTGTGAGTCCGTCATCGACCGATATAAATAGTATCAGTACGGCGAGCAACAATGAGTTAGTGATAGATTTCAGCGATGAATGTTGGCTGGCAGTCAAAGACGCTAAAGGTAAGATATTGTTTAGTGGCACTAAAAAGAAAGGGGATAGTCTAAAACTTTCCGGTAATTTACCTTACTCGGTGAATATTGGCGCTCCTGCCAAAGTTAAGATTCAGTTTCAGGGAAAACCTGTGGATCTGAGTTCCTTCGTGAAGAAAGGCATTCCGGCTAAACTGACATTGAAATAA
- the ispG gene encoding flavodoxin-dependent (E)-4-hydroxy-3-methylbut-2-enyl-diphosphate synthase produces the protein MHNESPIKRRKSTRIYVGNVPIGDGAPIAVQSMTNTRTTDVEATVNQIKALERVGVDIVRVSVPTMDAAEAFKSIKQQVNVPLVADIHFDYRIALKVAEYGVDCLRINPGNIGNEERIRQVVDCARHNNIPIRIGVNGGSLEKDLQEKYGEPTPEALVESAMRHVDILDRLNFNQFKVSVKASDVFLAVGAYRLLAQQIDQPLHLGITEAGGARAGAVKSSIGLGILLSEGIGDTLRISLAADPVEEVKVGFDILKALRIRSRGINFIACPTCSRQEFDVIGTVNALEQRLEDLITPMDVSIIGCVVNGPGEAEVSTLGVTGAKTKSGFYEDGIRQKERFDNNNLIDQLEAKIRAKAAILDAKNRININQLDE, from the coding sequence ATGCATAATGAATCACCGATAAAAAGACGTAAATCTACACGTATTTATGTCGGTAATGTTCCCATCGGGGATGGCGCACCGATTGCCGTGCAATCAATGACTAACACACGAACAACAGATGTTGAAGCGACAGTTAATCAAATTAAGGCGTTAGAGCGTGTAGGTGTTGATATTGTTCGGGTATCTGTTCCAACAATGGATGCAGCCGAAGCGTTCAAGTCCATCAAACAGCAAGTCAATGTCCCTCTTGTTGCCGATATTCATTTCGATTACCGCATTGCATTAAAAGTTGCAGAATATGGTGTTGATTGTCTGCGAATCAATCCTGGCAATATCGGTAACGAAGAGCGTATTCGTCAGGTTGTGGATTGTGCCCGTCATAATAACATTCCGATTCGCATTGGAGTTAATGGTGGATCGCTGGAAAAAGATCTACAAGAAAAATATGGTGAGCCTACACCAGAAGCGTTGGTTGAATCGGCGATGCGTCATGTGGATATTCTTGATCGTCTGAACTTTAACCAATTTAAGGTGAGTGTCAAAGCCTCTGACGTTTTTCTGGCGGTTGGGGCATACCGTTTACTGGCACAACAAATTGATCAACCGTTGCATTTGGGCATTACGGAAGCAGGAGGCGCTCGTGCTGGTGCGGTGAAATCCTCAATTGGTCTTGGCATTTTATTGTCAGAAGGAATTGGCGATACGCTGCGTATTTCGTTGGCCGCAGACCCAGTGGAAGAAGTTAAAGTCGGTTTTGATATTCTGAAAGCATTGCGTATTCGTTCACGCGGCATTAATTTCATCGCCTGTCCAACTTGTTCACGTCAGGAATTTGACGTTATCGGTACAGTGAATGCTCTTGAGCAGCGTCTTGAAGATTTAATCACCCCAATGGATGTTTCTATCATTGGTTGTGTCGTGAATGGCCCAGGGGAAGCAGAAGTTTCAACGCTTGGTGTAACGGGCGCGAAAACAAAAAGCGGCTTTTATGAAGATGGCATTCGTCAAAAAGAGCGTTTTGACAATAATAACTTGATTGATCAACTTGAGGCGAAAATTAGGGCGAAGGCAGCTATCCTTGATGCTAAGAACCGAATCAACATCAATCAGCTTGATGAGTAA
- the hisS gene encoding histidine--tRNA ligase, with protein MTKNIPAIRGMNDCLPAETAIWQRVESTIKRVLSGYGFSEIRTPIVEQTPLFKRAIGEVTDVVEKEMYTFDDRNGESLTLRPENTAGCVRAGIQHGLLYNQEQRLWYIGPMFRYERPQKGRYRQFHQLGAEVFGLQGPDIDAELILMTARWWRELGIADHVTLELNSIGSLEARANYREALVAFLEQHKEKLDEDCQRRMYTNPLRVLDSKNPEIQQLLNDAPELFEYLDAESKEHFDGLCQILDSAGIQYRINQRLVRGLDYYNRTVFEWVTSALGAQGTVCAGGRYDGLVEQLGGKATPAVGFAMGMERMVLLVQEVNPDFVADLTVADVYFSSFGEGSQQAALILAEKIRDQLPELRLMTNHGGGNFKKQLTRASKHGAKVALILGEDEIQAGNITVKDLRNGEQETLSQQAVAARLSELLG; from the coding sequence GTGACAAAAAATATCCCAGCTATTCGTGGCATGAACGACTGTCTTCCTGCTGAAACGGCCATCTGGCAACGAGTTGAATCTACGATAAAGCGTGTGCTGTCAGGTTATGGTTTTAGCGAAATTCGGACACCGATTGTAGAGCAGACCCCGTTATTCAAACGTGCAATTGGGGAAGTAACCGATGTTGTCGAAAAAGAGATGTATACGTTTGACGATCGCAATGGTGAAAGCTTGACCCTGCGCCCAGAAAATACCGCAGGATGTGTCCGTGCCGGTATTCAGCATGGTCTGCTGTACAATCAGGAACAGCGCTTATGGTATATCGGACCAATGTTCCGTTATGAGCGCCCACAAAAAGGCCGTTACCGTCAATTTCATCAGTTAGGTGCTGAAGTGTTTGGCTTACAAGGGCCAGATATTGATGCTGAACTTATTTTAATGACAGCACGTTGGTGGCGCGAGCTCGGCATTGCTGATCACGTCACACTTGAATTGAACTCAATTGGTTCATTAGAAGCCCGTGCAAATTATCGTGAGGCGCTGGTAGCATTCCTTGAACAACACAAAGAGAAGCTGGACGAGGATTGTCAACGCCGCATGTATACCAACCCATTGCGTGTATTGGATTCTAAAAACCCTGAAATTCAGCAACTTTTAAATGATGCACCGGAGTTGTTTGAGTACCTTGATGCCGAGTCAAAAGAGCACTTTGATGGACTGTGTCAGATACTTGATAGTGCAGGGATCCAATACCGTATTAACCAGCGTCTGGTTCGTGGCCTTGATTATTACAACCGTACTGTTTTTGAATGGGTGACATCAGCATTGGGTGCACAGGGAACCGTCTGTGCTGGTGGTCGTTACGATGGCTTGGTTGAACAATTGGGCGGTAAGGCAACACCGGCAGTTGGTTTTGCAATGGGCATGGAACGCATGGTCTTATTAGTGCAGGAAGTTAATCCTGACTTTGTTGCTGATCTGACCGTTGCCGATGTTTATTTCTCTTCCTTTGGTGAAGGTAGTCAGCAAGCAGCATTGATATTGGCCGAAAAAATCCGTGATCAACTGCCGGAATTACGTTTAATGACCAACCACGGTGGTGGTAACTTTAAGAAACAGTTAACACGTGCGAGTAAACACGGAGCCAAAGTTGCCTTGATTCTGGGAGAAGATGAAATTCAGGCCGGTAATATTACAGTGAAAGATTTACGTAACGGTGAACAAGAAACGTTGTCACAACAAGCGGTCGCAGCGCGTTTGAGCGAACTGTTAGGCTAA
- a CDS encoding YfgM family protein: MQVYTTETEQVDAIKRFFSANGKYLAVGLVLGVGVLLGWRYWQTHQTNQLHNTAAVFEELNKSLASGSKENVAAVEKFANETNNVYGVMADLELAKQAVAKNDLTQAEKNLLAASGKAQDENMQALSNLRLARVQLAEDKTDVALKTLDLVKGKGWQIMVENIRGDILAKKGDTAGARAAYSTGLGLDGPQVIKDFMKIKLDNLSN, encoded by the coding sequence GTGCAAGTTTATACTACAGAAACTGAACAAGTTGACGCGATCAAGCGTTTTTTCTCTGCCAACGGTAAATACCTTGCTGTTGGCCTCGTGTTAGGCGTTGGTGTTTTGTTGGGTTGGCGTTACTGGCAGACTCATCAAACTAACCAATTACATAATACGGCGGCAGTATTTGAAGAATTGAACAAATCACTGGCGTCGGGGTCGAAAGAAAATGTTGCTGCCGTAGAAAAGTTCGCTAATGAGACGAACAATGTTTATGGTGTTATGGCTGATCTGGAACTGGCAAAACAGGCTGTTGCTAAGAATGATTTAACTCAGGCAGAGAAAAATTTGCTAGCGGCATCCGGTAAAGCCCAAGATGAAAACATGCAAGCATTGTCTAACCTTCGTCTGGCTCGTGTTCAATTGGCGGAAGATAAAACAGATGTTGCATTGAAAACGTTGGATTTGGTCAAAGGCAAAGGTTGGCAGATTATGGTTGAGAATATTCGTGGGGATATTCTGGCTAAAAAAGGGGATACTGCTGGCGCACGTGCAGCCTATTCCACGGGGCTTGGACTTGATGGCCCGCAAGTAATTAAGGATTTTATGAAAATCAAACTTGATAATTTATCCAACTAA
- the bamB gene encoding outer membrane protein assembly factor BamB — protein sequence MQLRKTLLVGLVASVLLAGCSSEQDTVTMSPLPKVENQFKPHIVWDKSVGSGTGEYYSRLAPTWQGSTVYVADRHGVVKAFEIDSGKEIWATDLSEKAGLLSSRLPALLSGGLTVSGDRLYVGTEKAKIIALDVTDGKIEWESTVAGEALSRPVVSDGFVLIHTGNGMLQALNETDGSIAWSVNMDTPSLSVRGESAPAVAYGAAIVGGDNGRISAVLLSEGQLIWQQRISQVTGSTEIDRLNDVDMTPVISDNVIYAIAYNGNLVAMDMRSGQIIWKRDLGSVHDMVVTDNNIFIVDQDDRILSLRKSDGVTLWSQNDLLHRNLTAPEMYNGYLVVGDAEGYLHWLNMADGKFVAQNKVDGSGLLSRPVIASDKLMLQAKDGTVYLYTR from the coding sequence ATGCAGCTTCGAAAAACACTCTTGGTTGGGCTGGTTGCTTCTGTTCTGCTGGCAGGTTGTTCAAGTGAACAGGATACGGTAACAATGTCACCGTTACCGAAGGTTGAAAATCAATTCAAACCCCATATCGTTTGGGATAAGTCCGTTGGGAGTGGCACGGGCGAGTATTACTCTCGTTTAGCACCGACTTGGCAGGGTTCAACAGTTTATGTTGCTGACCGTCATGGTGTTGTCAAGGCATTTGAGATAGACAGCGGCAAAGAGATATGGGCAACGGATCTGTCAGAAAAAGCAGGTCTATTGTCATCCCGTTTGCCAGCACTGCTTTCTGGTGGTTTGACGGTATCCGGTGATCGTCTGTATGTCGGCACAGAAAAGGCGAAAATCATCGCATTGGATGTAACGGATGGTAAGATTGAATGGGAGTCAACGGTTGCTGGCGAAGCGTTGTCCCGCCCTGTAGTGAGTGATGGTTTTGTCTTGATTCATACCGGCAACGGTATGTTGCAGGCATTAAACGAAACCGATGGTAGTATTGCCTGGTCAGTTAACATGGATACACCTTCGTTATCCGTCCGTGGTGAATCCGCTCCTGCCGTGGCCTATGGTGCGGCTATTGTAGGTGGTGACAATGGTCGTATTAGTGCGGTTCTGCTGTCTGAGGGGCAATTAATTTGGCAACAGCGTATTTCTCAGGTAACAGGTTCTACCGAAATAGATCGCCTGAATGATGTTGATATGACTCCGGTCATTTCAGACAATGTTATTTACGCGATAGCTTATAACGGCAATTTGGTGGCAATGGATATGCGTTCAGGCCAGATAATCTGGAAACGTGATCTGGGATCGGTGCATGATATGGTGGTCACTGACAACAACATTTTCATTGTTGATCAAGATGATCGTATTTTGTCCCTGCGCAAGAGTGATGGTGTGACATTATGGTCGCAAAATGATCTCTTGCACCGTAACCTGACAGCACCGGAAATGTACAATGGCTATCTGGTTGTTGGTGATGCTGAAGGTTACTTGCATTGGTTGAATATGGCTGATGGCAAATTCGTGGCGCAGAATAAGGTTGATGGTTCCGGCTTGTTGAGTCGTCCGGTTATTGCCAGCGATAAACTGATGCTGCAAGCGAAGGACGGTACTGTTTATCTGTATACCCGCTAA
- the der gene encoding ribosome biogenesis GTPase Der: protein MIPVVALVGRPNVGKSTLFNRLTRTRDALVADFPGLTRDRKYGRAEVEGQEFIIIDTGGIDGTEDGVETHMATQSLMAIEEADIVLFMVDARSGLMPADHSIAKHLRSREKATFLVANKTDGIDIDTSIAEFYSLGLGDVYSIAASHGRGVTQLIERVLLPFSDKKETEEEVELTEEEANAAYWAEMEQAELDASAEQEKEEEAFDPTTLPLKLAIVGRPNVGKSTLTNRILGEERVVVYDMPGTTRDSIYIPMERDGREYILIDTAGVRKRGKVTETVEKFSVIKTLQAIEDANVVLLIVDAREGISDQDLSLLGFILNSGRSLVIAINKWDGMSQEDRDHVKDMLELRLGFVDFARIHFISALHGSGVGNLFESILEAYESATRRVSTSLLTRIMRMAEDDHQPPMIRGRRVKMKYAHAGGYNPPIVVIHGNQVTDLPDSYKRYLMNYFRRSLKVMGTPIRIQFKEGANPYADKKNTLTASQLRKRKRLMEHLKKR from the coding sequence ATGATACCTGTCGTTGCGCTGGTTGGGCGCCCCAATGTTGGAAAATCCACCTTATTTAACCGATTAACCCGAACCAGAGATGCGCTGGTAGCGGATTTCCCTGGCTTAACCCGTGATCGTAAGTATGGACGGGCAGAGGTTGAAGGGCAAGAATTCATCATCATTGATACAGGTGGTATCGATGGTACGGAAGACGGCGTAGAAACGCATATGGCTACGCAATCCCTTATGGCCATAGAAGAGGCGGACATTGTTCTATTTATGGTTGACGCCAGATCGGGATTGATGCCTGCTGACCACTCGATTGCCAAGCATCTGCGTAGCCGTGAAAAGGCAACTTTTTTGGTGGCGAATAAAACCGATGGTATCGATATTGATACCTCTATAGCTGAATTTTATTCACTAGGTTTAGGGGATGTTTATTCCATCGCTGCTTCTCACGGCCGTGGTGTAACACAATTGATTGAACGAGTGTTGTTGCCATTTTCTGATAAAAAAGAAACGGAAGAAGAAGTTGAATTAACGGAAGAAGAGGCTAACGCAGCTTATTGGGCAGAAATGGAGCAAGCCGAATTGGATGCTTCTGCTGAACAAGAAAAAGAGGAGGAGGCATTTGATCCGACAACTTTGCCTCTAAAACTTGCGATTGTTGGCCGTCCTAATGTGGGGAAATCCACATTGACCAACCGTATTTTGGGCGAAGAGCGTGTTGTCGTTTATGATATGCCTGGTACGACCCGTGACAGCATTTATATTCCCATGGAGCGTGATGGCCGTGAATATATTTTGATTGATACAGCGGGCGTTCGTAAGCGTGGGAAAGTCACTGAAACGGTTGAAAAATTCTCTGTGATTAAAACGCTTCAAGCGATTGAAGATGCCAATGTGGTGTTACTGATAGTAGATGCTCGTGAAGGCATTTCTGATCAAGATCTCTCTCTACTTGGTTTTATTCTTAACAGTGGCCGTTCTCTGGTTATTGCCATCAATAAATGGGATGGCATGAGTCAGGAAGACAGAGATCACGTCAAAGATATGCTTGAGCTGCGTTTGGGTTTTGTTGATTTTGCCCGCATTCACTTTATTTCTGCACTACATGGTAGTGGTGTTGGGAATTTATTTGAGTCAATTCTGGAAGCCTATGAAAGTGCAACTCGCCGCGTTAGTACTTCCTTATTGACCCGTATAATGCGCATGGCAGAAGATGATCACCAGCCGCCAATGATCCGTGGTCGCAGGGTGAAAATGAAATATGCCCATGCTGGTGGATATAACCCACCTATTGTAGTTATCCACGGTAATCAGGTAACAGATTTACCTGATTCTTATAAACGTTATTTGATGAATTACTTCCGCCGTTCTTTGAAAGTGATGGGAACACCTATCCGTATCCAATTTAAAGAAGGCGCTAACCCTTATGCGGACAAGAAAAATACATTAACGGCATCTCAGCTCCGTAAACGTAAGCGTTTAATGGAACATCTGAAAAAAAGGTAA
- a CDS encoding protealysin propeptide domain-containing protein → MSNNQTRKQNIIPPYLLECIAKSCDDNDKKYILKTLDHVNKLMKQSTKDDILNSEGEPLLCKK, encoded by the coding sequence ATGAGTAATAATCAAACAAGAAAACAAAATATAATCCCCCCTTATTTATTGGAGTGTATTGCAAAATCCTGTGATGATAATGATAAAAAGTATATTTTGAAAACATTAGATCATGTCAATAAACTCATGAAACAATCAACCAAAGACGACATTCTAAACTCTGAAGGTGAACCTTTACTATGCAAAAAATAA